From Triticum aestivum cultivar Chinese Spring chromosome 4A, IWGSC CS RefSeq v2.1, whole genome shotgun sequence, a single genomic window includes:
- the LOC123083350 gene encoding UDP-glycosyltransferase 85A2 — translation MPKNLRLRDLPSFVRTTDPDDIMFNFFVHETAAMSQASGVVINTWDELDAPLLDAMSKLLPPVYTVGPLHLTVHNNVSKESPLADIGSNLWKEQDAPLRWLDGQPPNSVLYVNFGSITVMSKEHLLEFAWGLANTGYAFLWNVRPDLVKGDDKAALPPEFFVATEGRSMLSTWCPQEKVLEHEAVGIFLTHSGWNSSVEGICGGVPMVCWPFFAEQQTNCRYKCTEWGIGVEIGDDVRRTEVEAMIREAMEGAKGREMRRRVQELRQSALASARCDGRSMRNVDRLIHEVLLA, via the coding sequence ATGCCCAAAAACCTGCGGCTGCGTGACCTCCCTAGCTTCGTGCGCACCACGGACCCCGATGACATCATGTTCAACTTCTTCGTCCACGAGACGGCCGCCATGTCGCAGGCGTCGGGGGTGGTGATAAACACCTGGGACGAGCTCGACGCGCCCCTGCTCGATGCCATGTCCAAGCTCCTGCCGCCCGTCTATACAGTGGGGCCACTCCATCTCACGGTCCACAACAATGTCTCGAAGGAGAGCCCCCTCGCCGACATCGGGTCCAACCTGTGGAAGGAGCAGGACGCACCCCTCCGGTGGCTCGACGGCCAACCGCCGAACTCCGTGTTGTATGTAAATTTTGGGAGCATCACGGTGATGTCCAAGGAGCATTTGTTGGAGTTCGCGTGGGGGTTGGCCAACACCGGCTACGCCTTCCTGTGGAACGTGCGGCCTGACCTCGTCAAGGGCGACGACAAAGCCGCACTACCGCCAGAATTTTTTGTAGCGACCGAGGGGCGGAGCATGCTCTCGACATGGTGCCCGCAGGAGAAGGTGCTGGAGCATGAGGCCGTAGGGATCTTCCTCACGCACTCTGGGTGGAACTCGTCGGTGGAGGGCATATGCGGTGGCGTTCCGATGGTGTGTTGGCCCTTCTTTGCGGAGCAGCAGACCAACTGCCGCTACAAGTGCACAGAGTGGGGCATCGGGGTGGAGATTGGGGACGACGTGAGGAGGACCGAGGTGGAGGCGATGATACGGGAGGCCATGGAGGGGGCGAAGGGGCGAGAGATGCGGCGGCGTGTGCAAGAGCTCCGGCAGAGCGCCCTGGCCTCCGCACGGTGTGACGGAAGGTCCATGCGCAATGTTGATAGGCTCATCCACGAGGTGCTGCTGGCTTGA
- the LOC123088305 gene encoding BAG family molecular chaperone regulator 3, whose amino-acid sequence MLGVRKGAATVELGSLTMRRKGAPPPPPPVVPVEEGKKAPAVAVGTGKVSAEEVWEVRPGGMLVQKRGPEEDEPAPESVKPVPTIRVKARLAGKTHEIYVSAEATFGDLRRRVAERAGAHPEDLRTLYKGKEQDPKAFLDMAGVRDRSKVAVVDDPEARARRLLEELRLGSLRKAAGAVAAVAAEVDKIAPKVSALEASVRKGEKVAEKDVATVTELLMNELLKLDAVVAGGDVKAQRRVQVKRVQKYVETLDAVMAKNATIASKPAAAKKQPPQPAPARQQQPPQSQRQRHPTAPPQAQAPAQTTRWEMFDLLSSLPTTSSSSSTTTTDSSTASSAGAPPPPTNRLDWML is encoded by the exons ATGCTGGGGGTGAGGAAGGGCGCGGCGACTGTGGAGCTGGGGTCGCTGACCATGAGGAGGAAGGGCGCCCCGCCTCCGCCTCCCCCCGTGGTGCcggtggaggaggggaagaaggcgCCGGCGGTGGCGGTGGGGACGGGGAAGGTGTCGGCGGAGGAGGTGTGGGAGGTGCGGCCGGGCGGGATGCTGGTGCAGAAGCGGGGGCCCGAGGAGGACGAGCCGGCGCCGGAGAGCGTCAAGCCGGTGCCCACCATCCGGGTCAAGGCCAGGCTCGCCGGCAAGACCCACGAGATCTACGTCAGCGCGGAGGCCACGTTCGGGGACCTGCGGAGGCGGGTGGCGGAGCGCGCCGGCGCGCACCCGGAGGACCTGCGCACGCTGTACAAGGGCAAGGAGCAGGACCCCAAGGCGTTCCTCGACATGGCGGGGGTCAGGGACCGCTCCAAGGTCGCCGTGGTCGACGACCCCGAGGCCCGCGCGCGGCGCCTGCTCGAGGAGCTCCGCCTGGGCAGCCTCCGCAAGgccgccggcgccgtcgccgccgtcgccgccgaggtcGACAAGATCGCGCCCAAG GTGTCGGCGCTGGAGGCGTCGGTGCGCAAGGGGGAGAAGGTTGCGGAGAAGGACGTGGCGACGGTGACGGAGCTGCTGATGAACGAGCTGCTCAAGCTggacgcggtggtcgccggcggcgacgtGAAGGCGCAGAGGCGCGTGCAGGTGAAGCGGGTGCAGAAGTACGTGGAGACGCTCGACGCGGTCATGGCCAAGAACGCCACCATCGCGAGCAAGCCCGCCGCCGCGAAGAAGCAGCCGCCACAGCCAGCGCCGGCGAggcagcagcagccgccgcagtCGCAGCGGCAACGACACCCGACAGCTCCTCCGCAGGCGCAGGCCCCGGCGCAGACGACGCGGTGGGAGATGTTCGACCTGCTGTCGTCGCTACCaaccacttcgtcctcctcctccaccaccaccaccgacagCTCCACCGCGTCCTCCGCCGGCGCGCCCCCGCCGCCCACCAACCGGCTCGACTGGATGCTCTAG